A genomic region of Trifolium pratense cultivar HEN17-A07 linkage group LG3, ARS_RC_1.1, whole genome shotgun sequence contains the following coding sequences:
- the LOC123914521 gene encoding auxin-responsive protein SAUR72-like, producing the protein MDFVKKCKRVLGSNKRLYDSEESSGGSGRSYGKLSENKCHKKQKDINSKKLAPNGCICVYVGSERQRFVIKIKIFNHPLFKTFLEDVENEYGYTNDGPLWLPCHVDLFCEALLEIESDDMGHKHSPVSHSSFSCRSSYNLTCDVNYEVLVLEQLSLISAIVIAYIDQFHKQFSVFFSLQDLQRS; encoded by the exons ATGGATTTTGTGAAGAAGTGTAAGAGGGTATTGGGAAGCAACAAGAGATTGTATGATTCAGAAGAAAGTAGTGGTGGAAGTGGAAGAAGCTATGGAAAATTATCAGAGAACAAGTGtcacaaaaaacaaaaggatATTAATAGTAAGAAATTAGCACCAAATGGTTGTATTTGTGTCTATGTTGGATCTGAGAGACAGAGATTtgtaataaagatcaaaataTTCAATCATCCTTTGTTCAAAACATTTTTAGAAGATGTTGAGAATGAATATGGTTATACAAATGATGGTCCTTTATGGCTTCCTTGTCATGTTGACTTATTTTGTGAAGCACTTTTGGAGATAGAGAGTGATGATATGGGTCACAAACACAGCCCAGTTTCTCATTCTTCATTTTCTTGTCGCTCTTCTTATAATCTGACTTGTGATGTCAATTACGAGGTTTTGGTTTTG GAGCAATTATCATTGATCTCTGCCATTGTTATAGCTTACATTGATCAATTTCACAAACAGTTttctgttttcttttctctGCAAGATCTTCAAAGATCTTGA